A single Candidatus Limnocylindrales bacterium DNA region contains:
- a CDS encoding glycine zipper domain-containing protein, with the protein MSSRGSLVVFATTMALGIAVAGCASGPMTRREEGLAAGAIVGAGSGAVIGAAAGDPAAGAIIGGALGAITGAAIGDAQQAREQEAYYLEQRAREQEYELARQRAEIERLRRERGEPGYRDPYEPPYSQPHGYYSERYYESRHNDDGDYYEY; encoded by the coding sequence ATGAGCAGTCGTGGAAGTCTGGTGGTGTTCGCGACGACGATGGCTCTCGGAATCGCCGTCGCCGGTTGCGCGTCGGGGCCGATGACGCGGCGTGAGGAAGGGCTGGCGGCAGGCGCCATCGTCGGCGCCGGCTCCGGAGCGGTGATCGGGGCCGCCGCGGGCGATCCGGCGGCGGGCGCCATCATCGGCGGCGCTCTGGGCGCGATCACGGGCGCTGCCATTGGCGACGCGCAGCAGGCACGGGAGCAGGAAGCGTACTATCTCGAGCAGCGCGCTCGGGAGCAGGAATACGAGCTGGCCCGGCAGCGCGCGGAGATCGAGCGTCTGCGTCGCGAGCGCGGAGAGCCCGGGTATCGCGACCCCTACGAGCCTCCCTACAGCCAGCCGCACGGCTACTACTCGGAGCGCTACTACGAGAGCCGTCACAACGACGACGGCGACTATTACGAGTACTGA
- a CDS encoding 1-acyl-sn-glycerol-3-phosphate acyltransferase, whose translation MAAARLDSPLTAAGNGAASLVPRRRAGHGAFEIDHELRERLRPAVRFFFERYWRVRTRGLANVPRHGGAILVGNHSGALPVDAAMVAYAVDDPGNPDSPRRVARVLYDRFVDGMPWLADIYRRAGGVPARYSVAEELARRGELVVIFPEGIDGVAKLFDQRYRLQRFATSAARLSCRYRLPVIPFAVVGAEEAYPVIGRSAEAGRLVGAPYLPITPFFPLLGPLGMLPLPSRWTLVFGPRIYLFRERRFRDGRDFDAMTERLQRSVRLLLERAVRERQSVLLG comes from the coding sequence ATGGCGGCTGCCCGCCTCGATTCGCCGCTCACGGCGGCGGGTAACGGCGCCGCATCCCTGGTACCGCGCCGCCGCGCCGGTCACGGCGCCTTCGAGATCGACCACGAGCTGCGCGAGCGGCTTCGGCCGGCGGTGCGCTTCTTCTTCGAACGCTACTGGCGCGTCCGAACCCGCGGTCTCGCCAACGTGCCCAGGCACGGCGGCGCCATCCTCGTCGGCAATCATTCGGGCGCGCTGCCCGTCGATGCGGCGATGGTCGCGTACGCCGTCGACGATCCCGGCAATCCCGACTCGCCCAGACGCGTGGCGCGAGTTCTCTACGACCGCTTCGTGGACGGCATGCCGTGGCTGGCCGACATCTATCGCCGCGCCGGCGGCGTGCCCGCGCGCTACAGCGTGGCCGAGGAGCTGGCACGGCGCGGCGAGCTGGTCGTGATCTTTCCGGAGGGCATCGACGGCGTCGCCAAGCTGTTCGACCAGCGCTACCGGCTGCAGCGCTTCGCGACCTCGGCCGCACGCCTGTCGTGCAGGTATCGCCTGCCCGTCATTCCCTTCGCCGTCGTCGGCGCCGAGGAGGCGTATCCGGTCATCGGGCGCAGCGCCGAGGCCGGCCGTCTGGTGGGCGCGCCGTATCTGCCGATCACGCCGTTCTTTCCCTTGCTCGGCCCGCTGGGCATGCTGCCGCTGCCGAGCAGGTGGACGCTGGTGTTCGGCCCGCGTATCTACCTGTTCCGCGAACGGCGCTTCCGCGACGGTCGCGATTTCGATGCCATGACCGAGCGCCTGCAACGCAGCGTGCGGCTGCTGCTGGAGCGGGCCGTGCGCGAGCGACAATCGGTTCTGCTGGGGTGA
- a CDS encoding glutaredoxin family protein, with protein MAVTLYTQDGCRFCDALRNGLRERGERFTEVNLTSNPQAVPELLKLTRGRRIVPVVVDGASMRIAPDGGSEF; from the coding sequence ATGGCGGTTACGCTCTACACCCAAGACGGCTGCCGTTTCTGCGATGCGCTCCGCAACGGCCTGCGCGAGCGCGGCGAGCGCTTCACCGAGGTCAACCTGACGAGCAATCCGCAGGCCGTTCCCGAGCTGCTCAAGCTCACGCGAGGCCGCCGCATCGTGCCGGTCGTGGTCGACGGCGCCAGCATGCGGATCGCGCCCGATGGTGGAAGCGAATTCTAG
- a CDS encoding DEAD/DEAH box helicase, with translation MTSGPTSASTSRLAFAELDLPESLRRGIDEAGFVHCTPIQAETLPFALAGRDIAGQAQTGTGKTAAFLIATFHHLLRRPRRHEGAGSCPRALIIAPTRELAMQIRDEAELLGKHTGLSIHAVYGGVDYNKQLDRLKRGVDVLIGTPGRLIDYYKQKVFTLRDTEVLVVDEADRMFDMGFIDDLRFLVKRMPPPTERVSSLYSATLSYRVLELAYEYMNDVHRVAIDEDQVTVDRVEQVVYHVGVDQKMTVLLSLMAREKPPRSLVFVNTRSAARQIASRLERHGYRCGVLMGDLDQNKRIAMLRAFKSNDLDMLVATDVASRGLHIDAVTHVFNYDLPQDPEDYVHRIGRTARAGASGKALSLACEHYVYSLEAIEEYIGLSIPHKFPEPELLILPPATERAEGGPMLNLHESPIPEKGGRGRSRRGRASGREGARDGGARKGPPPERAASKPAAKSAEAPAAAPSDGNEPKKRRRRRRRRKGGAGDGAATASNEPS, from the coding sequence ATGACCTCCGGCCCTACCAGCGCCTCCACCTCGCGGCTTGCCTTTGCGGAGCTCGATCTTCCCGAAAGCCTGCGACGCGGGATCGACGAAGCCGGCTTCGTCCACTGCACGCCGATCCAGGCCGAAACGCTTCCCTTCGCACTGGCCGGCCGCGACATCGCGGGCCAGGCGCAGACCGGCACCGGAAAGACGGCTGCGTTCCTCATCGCCACGTTCCACCACCTGCTTCGCCGGCCGCGCCGGCATGAAGGCGCCGGATCGTGCCCGCGTGCGCTGATCATCGCGCCCACGCGCGAGCTCGCCATGCAGATCCGCGACGAGGCCGAGCTGCTCGGCAAGCACACCGGGCTCAGCATCCACGCCGTCTACGGCGGCGTCGACTACAACAAGCAGCTCGATCGTCTCAAACGCGGCGTGGATGTGCTGATCGGTACGCCCGGCCGCCTCATCGACTACTACAAGCAGAAGGTGTTCACGCTGCGCGACACCGAGGTGCTCGTGGTCGACGAGGCCGATCGCATGTTCGACATGGGCTTCATCGACGATCTGCGCTTCCTGGTGAAGCGAATGCCGCCGCCGACCGAGCGCGTCTCCTCGCTCTACTCCGCCACGCTTTCCTATCGCGTGCTGGAGCTCGCCTACGAGTACATGAACGACGTCCACCGCGTCGCCATCGACGAGGATCAGGTGACCGTCGACCGCGTCGAGCAGGTGGTCTACCACGTCGGTGTCGATCAGAAGATGACGGTGCTGCTCAGCCTGATGGCGCGCGAGAAGCCGCCGCGCAGCCTGGTCTTCGTCAATACCCGCAGCGCCGCCCGCCAGATAGCCTCGCGGCTGGAGCGGCACGGCTATCGCTGCGGCGTTCTGATGGGAGACCTTGACCAGAACAAACGCATCGCGATGCTGCGCGCGTTCAAGAGCAACGACCTGGACATGCTCGTGGCCACCGATGTCGCCTCGCGCGGCCTCCACATCGACGCGGTCACGCACGTGTTCAACTACGATCTTCCGCAGGACCCCGAAGACTACGTGCACCGCATCGGGCGCACCGCGCGCGCCGGCGCCTCCGGCAAGGCGCTGTCGCTGGCATGCGAGCACTACGTGTACTCGCTCGAGGCCATCGAGGAATACATCGGCCTTTCGATCCCGCACAAGTTTCCCGAGCCCGAGCTGCTCATCCTGCCGCCGGCCACCGAGCGCGCCGAGGGCGGCCCGATGCTGAACCTGCACGAGTCGCCGATTCCCGAAAAAGGCGGACGCGGCCGCTCCAGGCGCGGCCGCGCGTCCGGACGCGAGGGCGCGCGCGATGGCGGGGCGCGCAAGGGCCCGCCGCCCGAGCGCGCTGCGAGCAAGCCTGCGGCCAAGAGCGCCGAGGCTCCGGCTGCAGCTCCGAGCGACGGCAACGAGCCGAAGAAGCGGCGACGGCGGCGGCGGCGGCGCAAGGGCGGGGCGGGCGATGGCGCCGCAACGGCATCCAACGAGCCGTCCTGA
- a CDS encoding acyloxyacyl hydrolase produces the protein MRRPFLHFLAVWISASVATGAASVALAGAIESGPFIPVGYSPDEDAIEEQMDLVATGLGWRWRFDGYDAIDRLFERAHIDFSAAVEPLAMVLIVEDQEAFEASVVPYFQLRVAGWDRISPYFEGGIGLVYTTLSGYGLGSPVNFSDNAGIGIAFGPESSVQWTIGYRFRHISNLGLWSDHNDGLNAHFLVVAVDL, from the coding sequence ATGAGACGACCTTTCCTGCACTTTCTTGCGGTATGGATTTCGGCGAGCGTGGCGACGGGTGCAGCGTCCGTCGCTCTGGCCGGCGCGATCGAGAGCGGGCCGTTCATTCCGGTCGGATACTCTCCGGATGAAGACGCCATCGAGGAGCAGATGGACCTGGTCGCCACCGGTCTCGGCTGGCGCTGGCGCTTCGACGGCTACGACGCGATCGACCGGCTGTTCGAGCGCGCGCACATCGATTTCTCGGCCGCAGTCGAGCCGCTGGCCATGGTGCTGATCGTCGAGGACCAGGAGGCGTTCGAGGCTTCGGTCGTCCCGTACTTCCAGCTTCGCGTCGCCGGGTGGGACCGCATCTCGCCCTACTTCGAAGGCGGCATCGGCCTGGTCTACACGACCCTGTCCGGCTACGGCCTGGGCTCGCCCGTCAACTTCAGCGACAACGCCGGGATCGGCATCGCGTTCGGCCCGGAATCCTCGGTGCAATGGACGATCGGCTACCGGTTCCGCCACATCTCCAATCTCGGGCTGTGGAGCGACCACAACGACGGGCTCAACGCGCACTTCCTGGTGGTGGCGGTGGACCTGTAG
- a CDS encoding L,D-transpeptidase family protein has translation MRLLRATLRRCIAPAMLVIALSIPAVATAEQKMLVSPASALAHFLSLFRKEPAPDPRRIPDTLVDKETPWGPLQVVVFKGRRMLAVYRHGILEREYPIVLGIKPDGRKRFAFDARTPEGKYRITDKRPHERWQYFLAIDYPNDSDKAVYAQELARGIIPDVGGKPLDIGSGLGIHGNDRPQEQAAGIDWTKGCVAMSRDDIAALYAIVEVGTPVWLVE, from the coding sequence ATGCGACTGCTTCGCGCGACGTTGCGCCGATGCATCGCGCCGGCGATGCTCGTGATCGCGCTCTCGATTCCAGCCGTCGCCACCGCCGAACAGAAGATGCTCGTGTCGCCGGCTTCGGCGCTTGCGCACTTCCTGTCGCTGTTCCGCAAGGAGCCCGCTCCCGATCCGCGCCGCATTCCCGATACGCTCGTGGACAAGGAGACGCCGTGGGGACCGCTCCAGGTCGTGGTCTTCAAGGGCCGCCGCATGCTCGCCGTCTACCGCCACGGCATCCTCGAGCGCGAGTACCCGATCGTGCTCGGGATCAAGCCCGACGGACGCAAACGCTTCGCCTTCGATGCGCGCACTCCCGAGGGCAAGTACCGCATCACCGACAAGCGCCCGCACGAGCGATGGCAGTACTTCCTCGCCATCGACTACCCGAACGATTCCGACAAGGCGGTCTACGCTCAGGAGCTCGCGCGCGGCATCATTCCCGACGTCGGCGGTAAGCCCTTGGACATCGGCAGCGGCCTCGGAATTCACGGCAACGACCGGCCGCAGGAGCAGGCGGCCGGCATCGACTGGACCAAGGGCTGCGTGGCGATGAGCCGCGACGATATCGCCGCGCTCTACGCCATCGTCGAGGTCGGTACGCCGGTCTGGCTGGTGGAGTAG
- the ileS gene encoding isoleucine--tRNA ligase, whose protein sequence is MDYKHTLQLPSTDFPMRANLPQREPAMLETWRQERIYERMLEVRQDRPLFLLHDGPPYANGHIHIGHSMNKILKDINVKYKALAGFRAPYRPGWDCHGLPIELEVEKQIGRKAKSEMSLVEVRRLCRDYADRYVDIQRRDFQRLGVFGEWERPYLTKDFDYEAREVRELADILATGAMFRGRKPVHWCASCRTALAEAEVDYDEKTSTSVFVAFALPAQGPLAAFADRSLAIAIWTTTPWTLPANLAVAVGPDFSYSLVEAGERALVVATDLVEPLRARLQLGQTLATFRGIELEGIEARHPWIDRASRIVVGEHVGLDTGTGAVHTAPGHGHDDYVVGQRYGLEAYAPVNAAGCFTEEVPDFAGRFVFEADADIVVLLRERGALLGEEPIRHSYPHCWRCKKAIIFRATEQWFLSMEHSGLRARALAAIDEVRWVPSWGRERIHGMIANRPDWCLSRQRAWGVPIVALRCAGCGEVAATPELMRHAADIFEHEGSDAWFARPVADFVPDGFSCAGCGNAQFERETDILDVWFDSGASFAAVVEQDLGSQTIADLYLEGSDQHRGWFHSTLLVSVATRGRAPYRSVLTHGFVLDGEGRKQSKSLGNVVAPQDILKTYGADILRLWVAAEDYSDDVRISDEIMKRLADSYRRIRNTCRNLLANLADYDPSAHAVAAADMSELDLWVLSRLDEFVTRCRRAYDEYQFHIVFHALNNFCSVDLSALYFDIVKDRLYCSGKDSVERRSSQTAMHAILLALVRVIAPVLCFTADEVWRAIAPAQKPSGGDPTSVFLSDFPSVDPAWHDEARASRWARIWEIRAVVTKALEEQRRAGILGQSLEARVQLASSGRDAELLTELGEKALCELLIVSQVELVHGVGDIEVAVERARGGKCGRCWKFSESVGTHGDHPELCDRCHGVVASL, encoded by the coding sequence ATGGACTACAAGCACACACTCCAGCTTCCGAGCACGGACTTTCCGATGCGTGCGAACCTGCCGCAGCGCGAGCCGGCCATGCTGGAGACGTGGCGCCAGGAGCGCATCTACGAGCGCATGCTCGAGGTGCGTCAGGACCGGCCGCTGTTCCTCCTGCACGACGGACCGCCCTACGCGAATGGCCACATCCACATCGGCCATTCGATGAACAAGATCCTCAAGGACATCAACGTCAAGTACAAGGCGCTGGCCGGGTTTCGCGCGCCGTATCGTCCGGGCTGGGACTGCCACGGCCTGCCGATCGAGCTGGAGGTCGAGAAGCAGATCGGCCGCAAGGCCAAGTCCGAGATGAGCCTGGTCGAGGTGCGCCGCCTCTGCCGCGACTACGCCGACCGCTACGTCGACATCCAGCGTCGCGATTTCCAGCGCCTGGGAGTGTTCGGCGAGTGGGAGCGGCCCTACCTGACCAAGGACTTCGACTACGAAGCGCGCGAGGTGCGCGAGCTGGCCGACATCCTGGCCACCGGCGCCATGTTCCGCGGCCGCAAGCCGGTGCACTGGTGCGCGTCGTGCCGGACGGCGTTGGCCGAGGCCGAAGTCGACTACGACGAAAAGACGTCGACGTCGGTCTTCGTCGCGTTCGCGCTGCCGGCGCAGGGGCCGCTGGCGGCGTTCGCGGACCGATCCCTGGCCATCGCGATCTGGACGACGACTCCCTGGACGCTGCCGGCCAACCTGGCCGTAGCGGTCGGTCCCGATTTCTCCTACTCGCTCGTCGAGGCCGGCGAGCGCGCGCTGGTCGTCGCGACCGACCTGGTGGAGCCGCTGCGCGCACGTCTTCAGCTCGGCCAGACGCTGGCGACGTTCCGGGGCATAGAGCTCGAAGGCATCGAAGCGCGCCATCCGTGGATCGACCGTGCCTCGCGGATCGTGGTCGGCGAGCACGTCGGGCTCGATACGGGCACCGGCGCCGTCCACACCGCTCCCGGCCACGGCCATGACGACTACGTCGTCGGCCAGCGCTACGGCCTGGAGGCCTATGCGCCCGTCAACGCCGCCGGTTGCTTCACCGAGGAAGTGCCCGACTTCGCCGGCCGCTTCGTGTTCGAAGCCGACGCGGACATCGTCGTGCTGCTGCGCGAGCGCGGCGCGCTGCTCGGCGAGGAGCCGATCCGGCACAGCTACCCGCACTGCTGGCGGTGCAAGAAGGCCATCATCTTCCGCGCCACCGAGCAGTGGTTCCTTTCGATGGAGCACAGCGGGCTCCGCGCCCGGGCGCTTGCCGCCATCGATGAGGTGCGATGGGTGCCGTCGTGGGGACGCGAGCGCATCCACGGCATGATCGCCAACCGTCCCGACTGGTGCCTGTCGCGCCAGCGGGCCTGGGGAGTGCCGATCGTGGCGCTGCGCTGCGCCGGCTGCGGAGAGGTTGCAGCCACGCCCGAGCTGATGCGCCATGCCGCCGACATCTTCGAGCACGAAGGCTCGGACGCATGGTTCGCCCGCCCCGTCGCCGACTTCGTTCCCGACGGATTCTCTTGCGCCGGCTGCGGCAACGCGCAGTTCGAGCGCGAGACGGACATCCTGGACGTGTGGTTCGACTCGGGCGCCAGCTTCGCCGCCGTCGTCGAGCAGGACCTCGGCTCGCAGACGATCGCCGATCTGTACCTGGAAGGCAGCGATCAGCACCGCGGATGGTTTCATTCGACGCTGCTGGTGTCCGTGGCCACGCGCGGCCGCGCGCCCTACCGCAGCGTGCTCACGCATGGCTTCGTGCTCGACGGCGAGGGGCGCAAGCAGAGCAAGTCGCTGGGCAACGTCGTGGCGCCGCAGGACATCCTCAAGACCTACGGCGCCGACATCCTGCGCCTGTGGGTGGCCGCCGAAGACTACAGCGACGACGTGCGCATCTCCGACGAGATCATGAAGCGGCTGGCCGATTCGTATCGGCGCATCCGCAACACGTGCCGCAATCTGCTGGCCAACCTCGCCGACTACGATCCCTCGGCGCACGCGGTCGCCGCCGCCGACATGAGCGAGCTCGATCTTTGGGTGCTGTCGCGCCTGGACGAGTTCGTCACGCGCTGCCGGCGTGCCTACGACGAGTACCAGTTCCACATCGTCTTCCACGCGCTCAACAACTTCTGCAGCGTCGACCTGTCGGCGCTGTACTTCGACATCGTCAAGGACCGTCTCTACTGCTCGGGCAAGGACTCGGTGGAGAGGCGCAGCTCGCAGACGGCCATGCACGCGATCCTGCTGGCGCTGGTGCGGGTGATCGCGCCGGTCCTCTGCTTCACCGCCGACGAGGTCTGGCGCGCCATTGCGCCCGCGCAGAAGCCGTCCGGCGGCGACCCGACCAGCGTCTTCCTGTCCGACTTTCCCTCGGTCGACCCTGCCTGGCACGACGAGGCACGCGCGTCGCGCTGGGCGCGCATCTGGGAAATCCGCGCCGTGGTCACCAAGGCGCTGGAGGAGCAGCGCCGCGCCGGCATCCTCGGGCAGTCGCTCGAGGCGCGCGTACAGCTGGCCAGCTCGGGCCGCGATGCGGAGCTGCTGACCGAGCTCGGCGAGAAGGCGCTTTGCGAGCTGTTGATCGTCTCGCAGGTCGAGCTCGTGCACGGCGTCGGAGACATCGAGGTCGCGGTCGAGCGCGCACGCGGCGGCAAGTGCGGCCGCTGCTGGAAGTTCAGCGAGAGTGTGGGAACCCACGGCGATCATCCCGAGCTCTGCGACCGCTGCCACGGCGTCGTGGCGAGCCTCTGA
- a CDS encoding SdiA-regulated domain-containing protein yields MAYKPALEGILEQRTAGGNDANGGPSLMHAGHAGRRTLLARAALLALLLPAIAAFRLGTPDPTVTEWPLPEFSEPSSVVYHPLRKSLFIVGDEGDIGEVSLEGKLLRKSHLGGDLEGVTVDPATGLLYVAREGHEIVFEVTADDFRITRRYTIDRTFEGNPNFLARGGDGIEGITFVPDESAKEGGRFYAANQYDPPVLIELAIPIRSTKDKFENARIVSSRAVEAPPLSDVIWQPAMKAFLVVSALWKKVYVVDAQGRNLRAARVPGLMPEGLTPLPDGRFVIAQDTGGLLLWAPPTDPFAGETAQPAAPSAQ; encoded by the coding sequence ATGGCGTATAAACCGGCGCTTGAGGGCATTCTCGAACAACGCACGGCCGGTGGCAACGACGCGAACGGCGGTCCATCGCTGATGCACGCTGGCCATGCCGGTCGCCGCACGCTGCTGGCGCGCGCGGCGCTCCTCGCCCTCCTGCTGCCGGCCATCGCCGCCTTCCGCCTGGGCACTCCCGACCCCACCGTCACGGAGTGGCCGCTCCCGGAATTCTCCGAGCCATCCTCGGTGGTCTACCACCCGCTACGCAAGTCCCTTTTCATCGTCGGCGATGAGGGCGACATCGGCGAGGTGTCGCTGGAGGGCAAGCTCCTTCGCAAGAGTCATCTCGGCGGCGATCTCGAAGGCGTCACCGTCGATCCGGCCACCGGGCTCCTGTACGTGGCGCGCGAAGGGCACGAGATCGTCTTCGAAGTCACCGCCGACGACTTTCGCATCACCCGCCGCTACACCATAGACCGGACCTTCGAGGGCAACCCCAACTTTCTGGCGCGCGGCGGCGACGGCATCGAGGGCATCACGTTCGTTCCCGACGAGTCGGCCAAGGAGGGCGGGCGCTTCTACGCCGCCAACCAGTACGATCCGCCCGTCCTGATCGAGCTGGCCATTCCCATCCGTTCCACGAAGGACAAGTTCGAGAACGCCCGCATCGTCAGCTCCAGGGCGGTGGAGGCGCCGCCGCTCTCGGACGTTATCTGGCAGCCCGCCATGAAGGCCTTCCTGGTGGTGTCGGCGCTGTGGAAGAAGGTCTACGTCGTCGATGCCCAGGGCCGTAATCTGCGCGCGGCGCGTGTGCCGGGGCTGATGCCGGAGGGCCTGACGCCGCTGCCCGATGGCCGCTTCGTGATCGCGCAGGACACCGGCGGGCTGCTGCTGTGGGCGCCCCCGACTGACCCATTCGCCGGCGAGACGGCCCAGCCGGCGGCGCCATCGGCACAGTAG
- a CDS encoding thioredoxin family protein: protein MKIRLLDRRVPDSQIPECSATVCRFVAYCQPTPSVVSRLRTRRSRLAAKCVARAIALAAVCVLAGGASAMAAGGGALPWVPFTSEAYTKAEHSGQPFVVTFGAEWCAPCKEMEQRTYTDPAVVEAAKGIHFLQVDMTGNDSYAEVVRKSFKVFGAPTTVFFGPDRKERTRRIGFIGPEDYVKLLRETRAPASASN from the coding sequence ATGAAGATTCGGCTGCTCGACCGGCGGGTCCCCGACTCGCAAATCCCCGAATGCTCGGCTACGGTGTGCCGGTTCGTGGCCTACTGCCAACCCACCCCGTCGGTCGTGTCCCGTCTCCGCACACGACGCTCGCGGCTCGCGGCAAAATGCGTCGCTCGCGCCATTGCGCTGGCCGCCGTGTGCGTCCTTGCCGGCGGCGCATCGGCGATGGCGGCGGGCGGCGGCGCGCTGCCATGGGTGCCGTTCACGTCGGAGGCCTACACCAAGGCCGAGCATAGCGGCCAGCCGTTCGTGGTCACGTTCGGCGCCGAATGGTGCGCGCCGTGCAAGGAGATGGAGCAGCGGACCTATACGGATCCGGCGGTGGTGGAGGCGGCCAAAGGCATCCACTTCCTGCAGGTGGACATGACCGGCAACGACTCCTACGCCGAAGTGGTGCGCAAGAGCTTCAAGGTCTTCGGCGCACCCACCACGGTCTTCTTCGGTCCCGACCGAAAGGAGCGCACGCGCCGCATCGGCTTCATCGGCCCGGAAGACTACGTCAAGCTTCTTCGCGAAACGCGTGCGCCGGCATCGGCGAGCAACTGA
- the lspA gene encoding signal peptidase II codes for MSGKLAALLATLIFVVDQWAKSRIVSEFQLGESRPVIPDFFSLTHVRNRGGAFGLLADLPPIYGQLLFVVFAMVTVALLAWMLRRTPRQDFSQRLALTSVIGGAIGNLYDRIRFGEVVDFLDVYVGAWHWPAFNVADSFITIGVVLLFWGAVRPEPQRR; via the coding sequence TTGAGCGGCAAGCTGGCGGCCCTCCTGGCCACCCTGATCTTCGTCGTCGACCAGTGGGCCAAGAGCCGCATCGTCAGCGAATTCCAGCTCGGCGAGTCGCGCCCCGTCATCCCGGACTTTTTTTCGCTCACCCACGTGCGAAACCGCGGCGGCGCCTTCGGCCTGCTCGCCGACCTGCCGCCGATCTACGGTCAGCTCCTGTTCGTGGTGTTCGCCATGGTGACGGTGGCGCTGCTGGCGTGGATGCTGCGCCGCACGCCGCGCCAGGATTTCTCGCAGCGCCTGGCGCTGACATCGGTCATCGGCGGTGCCATCGGCAATCTCTACGACCGCATCCGTTTCGGCGAAGTCGTCGACTTCCTCGACGTGTACGTGGGCGCGTGGCACTGGCCCGCCTTCAACGTCGCCGACAGCTTCATCACCATCGGCGTCGTCCTGCTGTTCTGGGGCGCGGTGCGGCCCGAGCCCCAGCGCCGCTAG
- the ribB gene encoding 3,4-dihydroxy-2-butanone-4-phosphate synthase: MFSNAPRLDREGGSPISPVPEVVDEIRAGRMIVLMDDEDRENEGDIVVAAEKVTVEQVNFMIRQARGLICMPITEERIARLGLRMMVTENTAPLGTGFTVSIDARGCTSGGVTARDRWCTIRKAAEDGADASDFVIPGHIFPLRAREGGVLVRTGQTEGSIDLCRLAGLRPAAVICEILNEDGTMARLPDLVRFARDHSLKISTVADLIQYRLQNESLVERVATARLPTRYGGEFTAHVYRSSVEEGEHLVLVKGSIDPDRPVLVRAHAEYLPGDVFGYTVRNTAAVLQRAMEKIASEGAGVVLYVRRRGRGAEILAEDGDGPVTTNPSARLANFKDYGIGAQILRDLGVRKIRLLTNSPFRLPNLSGYGLEVVEVVPV; encoded by the coding sequence ATGTTCTCGAACGCGCCCAGGCTCGACCGCGAAGGCGGCTCGCCGATTTCTCCGGTGCCGGAGGTCGTCGACGAGATCCGTGCGGGCCGCATGATCGTCCTCATGGATGACGAGGACCGCGAGAACGAAGGCGACATCGTGGTGGCGGCCGAGAAGGTCACGGTCGAGCAGGTCAACTTCATGATCCGCCAGGCTCGCGGCCTGATCTGCATGCCGATCACCGAAGAGCGCATCGCGCGCCTCGGCCTGCGCATGATGGTCACCGAGAACACGGCGCCGCTGGGCACCGGCTTCACCGTCTCGATCGACGCGCGCGGCTGCACCAGCGGCGGCGTCACCGCGCGCGACCGCTGGTGCACCATCCGCAAGGCGGCCGAGGACGGCGCCGACGCGTCCGATTTCGTCATTCCCGGACACATCTTCCCGCTGCGTGCGCGGGAGGGCGGCGTTCTGGTGCGCACCGGCCAGACCGAAGGCTCGATCGACCTGTGCCGCCTGGCGGGTCTGCGACCGGCAGCGGTGATCTGCGAGATCCTCAACGAGGACGGCACGATGGCGCGCCTGCCGGATCTCGTGCGTTTTGCGCGCGACCATTCGCTGAAGATCTCCACGGTCGCCGATCTCATTCAGTACCGCCTGCAGAACGAGTCGCTGGTGGAGCGTGTCGCCACCGCGCGGCTTCCCACGCGTTACGGCGGCGAGTTCACGGCGCACGTCTATCGCTCGAGCGTCGAGGAGGGCGAGCACCTGGTGCTGGTCAAGGGCAGCATCGATCCGGACCGGCCCGTGCTGGTGCGCGCGCACGCCGAATATCTGCCGGGCGACGTCTTCGGCTACACGGTTCGCAACACGGCGGCGGTGCTGCAACGGGCGATGGAGAAGATCGCTTCGGAAGGAGCGGGCGTCGTCCTGTACGTTCGCCGCCGCGGGCGCGGCGCCGAGATCCTGGCCGAAGACGGCGACGGTCCGGTCACCACCAATCCATCGGCGCGCCTGGCCAACTTCAAGGACTACGGCATCGGGGCGCAGATCCTTCGCGACCTCGGCGTGCGCAAGATCCGCCTGCTCACGAACTCGCCGTTCCGTCTTCCCAACCTTTCCGGCTACGGGCTCGAGGTCGTCGAGGTCGTTCCGGTCTGA